The following are encoded together in the Pempheris klunzingeri isolate RE-2024b chromosome 24, fPemKlu1.hap1, whole genome shotgun sequence genome:
- the LOC139223684 gene encoding formin-like protein 2 codes for MGNAESMESQLAVIRSRAAPVRLPMPDPAELEERFSIALNSMNLPPDKVRLLRSYDNEKKWELICDQERFQVKNPPHTYIQKLRGFLDPAVTRKKFRRRVQESTQMLRELEISLRTNHIGWVREFLNEENRGLDVLVEYLSFAQYAVTFDGEQSEAGGEVSSIDSPWSRSIEDLHGDCSLPSPSSSVPRAARHSISSTLVTRSNTLPSRRTLKNSRLVCKKDDVHVCVMCLRAIMNYQYGFNMVMSHPHAVNEIALSLNNRNPRTKALVLELLAAVCLVRGGHEIILSAFDHFKTVCSESMRFEKLMEHFKNEDDNIDFLVACMQFINIVVHSVEDMNFRVHLQYDFTKLNLDEHLERLKHTESDRLQVQIQAYLDNVFDVGTLLEDAETKTAALERVEELEESLTTMSERLLDVENEAMLKIVELEKQLMQTNKELDHVREVYASANSQVHTLRRMVREKDQTIRRQSRLERQAQEAQHAGGPGAPQPQRGEGDGGVADSASPSPPPCPNLSPSPETVAYHSMGPGMGGAPGMPAPPPPPPPPPMPGTVSNGSYPTPPPPAPPPPPPPPPPPCRTSELSSVPMPPPPPPVAPPLPGSGGSPTVIFNSGLAEGPLKLFSVKIKKPIQTKFRMPVLNWVALKPSQINGTVFNDIDDESILQDLDVEGFEELFKTKAQGPAVDLTMSRQKPSQKAPSKVSLLEANRAKNLAITLRKAGQGSEVICRAIQTFDLRTVRVDFVECLMRFLPTEAEVKLLRQYERDRKPLEALSDEDRFMMQFSRIERLNQRMSIMTFMGNFTDNVQMLTPQLHAMIAASVSIKSSQKLKKILEIILALGNYMNSSKRGAVYGFKLQSLDLLLETKSTDRKQTLLHYIGNVVRDKYAAAALFYNELHYVDKAAAVSLENVLCDVKELQRGMELTWREFSVQHNSTLKDFISRHEGRLSKLQEDARIAQDAFEDVVKFFGESSKTMPPSVFFPIFVRFIKAYRLAEEENEQRRRQEQMLLEKLEQEEQQEEEEETKSPSHRGKRQQQELITELRRRQGKDSRHVYEGKDGAIEDIITALKTVPFTARSAKRSSRFFCDPPHSEEHY; via the exons atggggaaCGCTGAGAGCATGGAGAGCCAGCTGGCAGTGATCCGGTCCAGAGCCGCCCCGGTTCGACTCCCGATGCCGGACCCAGCCGAGCTGGAGGAGAGGTTCTCCATCGCACTG aaCTCGATGAATCTTCCTCCTGACAAGGTGCGTCTGCTGCGTTCCTACGACAACGAGAAGAAGTGGGAGCTGATCTGTGATCAG GAGAGGTTCCAGGTGAagaaccccccccacacctACATCCAGAAACTCAGAGGCTTTCTGGACCCGGCCGTCACACGCAAG aagTTCAGAAGGAGGGTTCAGGAGTCGACTCAGATGCTCAGAGAGCTTGAGATCTCTCTACGGACAAACCACATCGg gTGGGTCAGAGAGTTTCTGAATGAGGAGAATCGAGGTCTGGATGTTCTGGTCGAGTATTTGTCCTTCGCTCAGTACGCCGTCAC cttcGATGGCGAGCAGTCAGAGGCCGGAGGTGAGGTCTCATCCATAGACTCTCCCTGGAGTCGGTCCATAGAGGATCTCCATGGTGACTGCAGCCTCCCTTCGCCGTCGTCTTCTGTCCCACGAGCGGCTCGTCACTCCATCAG CTCCACTCTGGTGACGCGATCCAACACGCTGCCAAGCCGGCGAACGCTGAAGAACTCCCGGCTGGTCTGTAAGAAGGACGATGTCCACGTCTGCGTCATGTGTCTGAGGGCCATCATGAACTACCAG tatGGATTCAACATGGTGATGTCTCATCCTCACGCCGTCAACGAGATCGCCCTCAGCCTGAACAACAGGAACCCCAG gacCAAGGCCCTGGTGTTGGAGTTGTTGGCGGCAGTCTGTTTGGTCAGAGGAGGACATGAGATCATCCTGTCAGCCTTCGACCACTTTAAAacg GTTTGTTCAGAGTCGATGCGTTTTGAAAAGTTGATGGAACATTTTAAGAACGAAGACGACAACATCGACTTCCTG GTGGCCTGTATGCAGTTCATTAACATCGTGGTCCACTCGGTGGAGGACATGAACTTCAGAGTCCACCTGCAGTACGACTTCACCAAACTCAACCTGGACGAACACCTGGAG AGGCTGAAGCACACAGAGAGCGACAGGCTGCAGGTCCAGATTCAGGCGTATCTGGACAACGTGTTTGACGTGGGGACGCTGCTGGAGGATGCCGAGACCAAAACCGCCGCTCTGGAAcgagtggaggagctggaggagagccTGACCAcg ATGTCGGAGCGTCTGCTCGACGTGGAGAACGAGGCAATGCTGAAGATCGTCGAGCTGGAGAAACAGCTGATGCAGACCAACAAGGAGCTGGACCATGTCCGG gAAGTGTATGCGAGTGCCAACTCTCAGGTGCACACGCTGCGGCGGATGGTTCGGGAGAAGGACCAGACCATCCGGCGCCAGAGTCGCCTGGAGCGGCAGGCACAGGAGGCCCAGCATGCCGGAGGACCTGGAGCGCCGCAGCCCCAGAGGGGGGAGGGCGACGGGGGGGTGGCTGACTCCGCCTCCCCCTCACCTCCACCCTGCCCCAACCTATCCCCCAG TCCTGAGACTGTAGCCTATCACAGCATGGGACCGGGGATGGGCGGAGCTCCAGGGATGCCagccccaccccctccccctcctccaccaccgaTGCCAGGCACAG TGTCCAATGGGTCATACCCTACACCTCCCCCCCCtgctccccctcccccacccccacccccgccccccccctgCCGGACCAGTGAGCTGTCCTCTGTCCCCATGCCCCCCCCACCGCCGCCTGTGGCACCCCCTCTCCCGGGGTCGGGTGGGTCGCCCACGGTCATCTTTAACTCTGGACTGGCAG AGGGTCCACTCAAGTTATTCT CGGTCAAGATAAAGAAGCCGATCCAGACCAAGTTCAGGATGCCGGTGTTGAACTGGGTCGCCCTGAAGCCGAGTCAGATCAATGGCACCGTCTTCAACGACATCGATGATGAGTCCATCCTGCAG gaCCTGGACGTGGAGGGATTTGAGGAGCTGTTTAAGACGAAGGCCCAGGGTCCAGCAGTGGATCTGACTATGTCCCGACAGAAACCTTCTCAGAAAGCTCCGTCTAAAGTGTCCCTGCTGGAGGCCAACAGGGCCAAAAACCTTGCCATCACGCTGAGGAAGGCAGGCCAGGGATCAGAGGTCATCTGCCGCGCCATCCAGAC gtTTGACCTCCGAACGGTGCGGGTGGACTTCGTGGAGTGTCTGATGCGTTTCCTGCCGACGGAGGCGGAGGTGAAGCTGCTTCGGCAATACGAGAGGGACAGAAAACCTCTGGAGGCGCTGAGCGACGAGGACCGATTCATGATGCAGTTCAGCCGCATCGAGAGACTCAACCAGCGCATGTCGATCATGACCTTCATGGGCAACTTCACCGACAACGTCCAGATGTTAACGCCG caACTCCACGCCATGATCGCTGCTTCAGTTTCCATCAAATCGTCTCAGAAGCTCAAGAAGATCCTGGAG ATCATTCTGGCTTTGGGAAACTACATGAACAGCAGCAAGAGAGGAGCCGTGTACGGATTCAAGCTGCAGAGCTTAGacctg ctgctGGAGACCAAGTcgacagacaggaagcagacgCTGCTCCACTACATCGGCAACGTGGTCAGAGACAAGTACGCCGCAGCGGCGCTCTTCTACAACGAGCTGCACTACGTGGACAAGGCGGCCGCAG TGAGTCTGGAGAACGTGCTGTGTGATGTTAAGGAGCTGCAGCGCGGCATGGAGCTCACCTGGAGAGAGTTCAGCGTTCAGCACAACTCCACCCTCAAAGACTTCATCAGCCGCCACGAAGGACGACTGAGCAAACTGCAGGAGGATGCTCGCATCGctcag GACGCCTTCGAGGACGTGGTGAAGTTTTTCGGCGAGAGCTCCAAGACGATGCCGCCGTCCGTCTTCTTTCCCATCTTCGTCCGCTTCATCAAAGCCTACAGG cTGGCTGAGGAGGAGAACGAGCAGCGGAGGCGTCAGGAGCAGATGTTACTGGAGAaactggagcaggaggagcagcaggaggaggaggaggagacgaag tctCCGTCCCACAGAGGGaagcggcagcagcaggagctgatCACCGAACTCAGACGGCGACAAGGAAAAGACAGCCGCCATGTTTACGAAGGGAAGGATGGCGCCATAGAGGACATCATCACAG CTCTGAAGACCGTCCCCTTCACGGCCCGATCTGCTAAACGCAGCTCTCGCTTCTTCTGTGACCCCCCCCACTCCGAGGAGCactactga
- the vps16 gene encoding vacuolar protein sorting-associated protein 16 homolog isoform X1, with amino-acid sequence MAFITANWNPLGESFYRKTELYEMCWNLKDGLRDCLVAAAPYGGPIALLREPHRRSPSSRPQLEIYSASGVAITSFPWKSGPVVHLGWTVNDELLCVQEDGSVLIYDLFGSFKRHFSMGQEVVQSQVLEAKVFHSPYGTGVAIVTGSSRFTLATNIDDLKLRRLPEVPGLQGKPSCWVVLTQDRQTKVLLSNGPELYILDNTSCTAVCPVGLSPQAGSIIHMSVSFSYKYLALFTDTGHLWTGSSLLQDKLSEVDTKTSTPPKQMVWCCRTKSQQKSVVLMWDRLLMVAGVSNDTIQFLIEDPCVLVGELDGVRIISSTNQELLQEVPLVCQDIFKIASMAPGALLLEAHREYEKSSQKADEYLREIKEQSMLGEAVRQCVEAAAHEYDSNTQKSLLRAASFGKCFLTDFSPDAFVATCRELRVLNAIRESGVGLPLTHTQFKQITLQVLIDRLVYRRFYPLAIEICRYLKIPDYQGVSRVLKHWASCKVQQKDLSDEAIARAVCVKVGDAPGVSYSHIAAKAYECGRTELAIKLLDFEARSGEQVPLLLKMKRSQLALSKAVESGDTDLVYTVVTYLKNEMNRGDFFMTLRNQPVALSLYRQFCKLQEQETLKDLYNQDDDHQELANYYVTASYREKRLDSRLSLLQSAVDEYNKAKNEFAAKASEDEMRLLRFQRKLDDEKGAGLLGLSLQATMEALLSLGLHKQAEQVYKDFRVPDKRYWWLKLRSLAEKEEWEELEKFSKSKKSPIGYLAFVEVCMKSNNKNEAKKYVSRVTPEQKVRAHLAVSDLEGAADAAVEHKNDSEMGAVLARCSASDRLLIDRLNRARASAAKK; translated from the exons ATGGCGTTCATCACCGCCAACTGGAACCCGCTGGGAGAATCTTTCTATCG TAAAACGGAGCTGTATGAGATGTGCTGGAACCTGAAGGATGGACTCAGAGACTGTTTGGTGGCTGCAGCTCCATACGGAGGACCAATAG CTCTCCTCCGAGAACCTCACAGACGTTCTCCCAGCTCTCGTCCTCAGTTGGAGATTTATTCTGCATCTGGAGTCGCCATCACCAGCTTCCCG tggAAGAGTGGTCCTGTGGTCCATCTCGGTTGGACGGTCAACGACGAGCTGTTGTGTGTTCAGGAGGACGGATCGGTTCTGATCTACGACCTGTTCGGTTCTTTCAAGAGACACTTCAGCATGGGCCAG GAAGTGGTCCAGAGTCAGGTGCTAGAGGCCAAAGTGTTCCACTCCCCGTATGGAACAGGTGTCGCCATAGTAACTGGCTCCTCCCGCTTCACCCTGGCAACCAACATCGATGACCTGAAGCTCCGCAGACTACCTGAGGTCCCAG GTCTCCAGGGGAAGCCGTCCTGCTGGGTCGTCCTCACTCAGGACAGACAGACTAAAGTCCTTCTGTCCAACGGACCTGAACTCTACATCCTGGACAACACGTCATGTACTGCTgtg tgtcCTGTAGGTCTTAGTCCTCAGGCCGGCAGCATCATCCATATGTCCGTATCATTCAGCTATAAATACCTGGCTCTCTTCACCGACACGGGACACCTGTGGACaggctcctccctcctccag GACAAGCTGAGCGAAGTTGACACCAAAACATCAACGCCCCCGAAACAGATGGTCTG GTGTTGCAGAACAAAGAGTCAGCAGAAGTCTGTGGTGTTGATGTGGGACAGACTGCTGATGGTGGCCGGAGTCAGTAATGACACCATCCA GTTCCTCATAGAGGATCCGTGCGTTCTGGTCGGCGAGCTGGACGGCGTGCGGATCATCAGCTCGACCaatcaggagctgctgcaggaggttCCGCTGGTCTGTCAGGACATCTTCAAGATCGCCTCCATGGCTCCTGGAgcgctgctgctggaggcccACCGGGAGTACGAg aagtcGAGTCAGAAGGCCGATGAGTACTTGCGGGAGATCAAGgagcaaagcatgctgggagaaGCAGTGAGACAGTGTGTGGAGGCGGCCGCACATGAGTACGACTCCAATACCCAGAAGTCCCTGCTGAGG GCGGCGTCCTTCGGGAAGTGTTTCCTGACGGACTTCAGTCCGGACGCCTTCGTGGCGACCTGCAGGGAGCTGCGGGTGCTGAACGCCATCAGGGAGAGCGGCGTGGGGCtgccgctcacacacactca ATTCAAACAGATAACGCTGCAGGTGCTGATCGACAG gttgGTGTATCGACGGTTTTATCCGTTGGCGATAGAAATCTGTCGTTACCTGAAGATTCCAGATTATCAGGGAGTCAGCAGAGTCCTCAAACACTGGGCGTCCTGCAAG GTGCAGCAGAAGGACCTATCGGACGAGGCCATCGCCCGGGCCGTATGTGTGAAGGTGGGAGACGCGCCGGGCGTTTCCTACTCGCACATCGCCGCTAAAGCGTACGAGTGTGGACGCACTGAGCTCGCCATCAAG CTGTTGGACTTCGAGGCTCGCTCGGGGGAACAGGTTCCTCTGttgctgaagatgaagaggagtcAGCTGGCTCTCAGTAAGGCTGTGGAGAGCGGAGACACCGACCTGG TGTACACGGTGGTGACGTACCTGAAGAACGAGATGAACCGGGGAGATTTCTTTATGACCCTGAGGAACCAGCCGGTGGCCTTGAGCCTCTACAGACAG TTCTGTAAGCTGCAGGAACAGGAGACTCTGAAGGATCTTTACAATCAGGATGACGACCATCAGGAACTCGCCAACTACTACGTGACGGCCAGTTACAGGGAGAAG AGGTTAGACAGccgtctgtctctcctccagagTGCTGTAGATGAATATAACAAGGCCAAGAACGAGTTTGCTGCAAAG GCCTCAGAGGACGAGATGCGCCTTCTTCGTTTCCAACGGAAACTGGATGACGAGAAAGGGGCGGGGCTACTGGGCCTGTCCCTACAG GCCACCATGGAGGCCCTGCTGTCTTTAGGACTCCACAAACAGGCGGAACAAGTTTACAAAGACTTCAGGGTTCCTGACAAAAG GTACTGGTGGTTGAAGCTGAGGTCTCTggcagagaaggaggagtgggaggagtTAGAGAAGTTCTCAAAAAGCAAGAAGTCTCCTATTGGCTACCTG GCGTTTGTCGAGGTCTGCATGAAGAGCAACAACAAGAACGAGGCCAAGAAGTACGTTTCCAGGGTAACGCCTGAGCAGAAGGTCAGAGCTCACCTGGCCGTCAG TGACCTGGAGGGGGCCGCGGACGCTGCCGTCGAACACAAGAACGACTCAGAGATGGGGGCGGTGCTCGCCAGATGCTCCGCCTCTGACCGCCTGTTGATTGACAGGCTGAACCGAGCCAGAGCCTCCGCTGCCAAAAAGTGA
- the ackr3b gene encoding atypical chemokine receptor 3b — MSLSATDLTELMELWAELNLTAADHHNLSHVETLLCSGAVSHAAFLHVLSVLYIFIFVVGVAANAAVVWVNLRSNRRCYETHLYVLNLAVADLCAMATLPVWVTSLLQGGRWPFGGAVCKLAHLVFSVNLFSSIFFLACMSIDRYLSVTLLANAPDSRRKKEVRRLTCVLVWLLALAASVPESYFLQAVKSSHSDGAVCRPVYPSDNPRGWMVGVQLSFTVLGFAIPFPVIAIFYLLLAAVIPPSSDQERRISRRIILTYIVVFLACWLPFHTVLLLDTLSLLNLLPFSCRLENFLDVALHLTQCVSLVHCCVNPVLYGLLNRNYRYDLMKAFIFKYSTKTGLARLIDGSHASEADRSAVATDSSVLV, encoded by the coding sequence ATGAGTCTGAGCGCCACCGACCTGACCGAGCTCATGGAGCTGTGGGCGGAGCTAAACCTGACTGCCGCGGACCACCACAACCTGTCCCACGTGGAGACACTGCTGTGTTCAGGGGCCGTCAGCCACGCCGCCTTCCTCCacgtcctctctgtcctctacATCTTTATCTTTGTGGTCGGCGTCGCCGCCAACGCCGCGGTGGTCTGGGTCAACCTTCGCTCCAACAGGAGGTGCTACGAGACGCACCTGTACGTCCTGAACCTGGCCGTGGCCGACCTGTGCGCCATGGCCACGCTGCCGGTGTGGGTGACCTCGCTGCTGCAGGGCGGGCGCTGGCCGTTTGGAGGTGCCGTCTGCAAACTCGCCCACCTGGTCTTCAGCGTCAACCTCTTCAGCAGCATCTTCTTCCTCGCCTGCATGAGCATAGACCGCTACCTGTCCGTCACGCTGCTCGCCAACGCCCCGGACAGCCGCAGGAAGAAGGAGGTGCGACGGCTGACCTGCGTCCTGGTCTGGCTGCTGGCGCTGGCGGCCTCCGTCCCCGAGTCCTACTTCCTGCAGGCGGTCAAGTCATCACACTCCGATGGTGCCGTTTGTCGGCCGGTTTACCCGTCCGATAACCCCCGGGGGTGGATGGTGGGCGTCCAGCTGAGCTTCACCGTGCTTGGCTTCGCCATCCCTTTTCCTGTCATCGCCATCTTCTACCTGCTCCTGGCAGCAGTGATCCCTCCCAGCTCGGACCAGGAGCGCCGCATCAGCCGCCGAATCATTCTGACCTACATCGTGGTGTTCCTGGCGTGCTGGCTGCCGTTCCACACCGTCCTCCTGCTGGACACACTGTCTCTGCTAAACCTGCTGCCCTTCAGCTGCCGGCTGGAGAACTTCCTGGACGTGGCGCTGCACCTGACGCAGTGCGTCTCTCTGGTCCACTGCTGCGTCAATCCCGTCCTGTACGGCCTTCTCAACAGGAACTACCGCTATGACCTCATGAAGGCCTTCATCTTCAAGTACTCCACCAAGACCGGCCTCGCCAGGCTCATCGACGGCTCGCACGCCTCCGAGGCTGATCGCTCTGCGGTGGCGACGGACAGCAGCGTCCTGGTGTGA
- the vps16 gene encoding vacuolar protein sorting-associated protein 16 homolog isoform X2 produces MGQEVVQSQVLEAKVFHSPYGTGVAIVTGSSRFTLATNIDDLKLRRLPEVPGLQGKPSCWVVLTQDRQTKVLLSNGPELYILDNTSCTAVCPVGLSPQAGSIIHMSVSFSYKYLALFTDTGHLWTGSSLLQDKLSEVDTKTSTPPKQMVWCCRTKSQQKSVVLMWDRLLMVAGVSNDTIQFLIEDPCVLVGELDGVRIISSTNQELLQEVPLVCQDIFKIASMAPGALLLEAHREYEKSSQKADEYLREIKEQSMLGEAVRQCVEAAAHEYDSNTQKSLLRAASFGKCFLTDFSPDAFVATCRELRVLNAIRESGVGLPLTHTQFKQITLQVLIDRLVYRRFYPLAIEICRYLKIPDYQGVSRVLKHWASCKVQQKDLSDEAIARAVCVKVGDAPGVSYSHIAAKAYECGRTELAIKLLDFEARSGEQVPLLLKMKRSQLALSKAVESGDTDLVYTVVTYLKNEMNRGDFFMTLRNQPVALSLYRQFCKLQEQETLKDLYNQDDDHQELANYYVTASYREKRLDSRLSLLQSAVDEYNKAKNEFAAKASEDEMRLLRFQRKLDDEKGAGLLGLSLQATMEALLSLGLHKQAEQVYKDFRVPDKRYWWLKLRSLAEKEEWEELEKFSKSKKSPIGYLAFVEVCMKSNNKNEAKKYVSRVTPEQKVRAHLAVSDLEGAADAAVEHKNDSEMGAVLARCSASDRLLIDRLNRARASAAKK; encoded by the exons ATGGGCCAG GAAGTGGTCCAGAGTCAGGTGCTAGAGGCCAAAGTGTTCCACTCCCCGTATGGAACAGGTGTCGCCATAGTAACTGGCTCCTCCCGCTTCACCCTGGCAACCAACATCGATGACCTGAAGCTCCGCAGACTACCTGAGGTCCCAG GTCTCCAGGGGAAGCCGTCCTGCTGGGTCGTCCTCACTCAGGACAGACAGACTAAAGTCCTTCTGTCCAACGGACCTGAACTCTACATCCTGGACAACACGTCATGTACTGCTgtg tgtcCTGTAGGTCTTAGTCCTCAGGCCGGCAGCATCATCCATATGTCCGTATCATTCAGCTATAAATACCTGGCTCTCTTCACCGACACGGGACACCTGTGGACaggctcctccctcctccag GACAAGCTGAGCGAAGTTGACACCAAAACATCAACGCCCCCGAAACAGATGGTCTG GTGTTGCAGAACAAAGAGTCAGCAGAAGTCTGTGGTGTTGATGTGGGACAGACTGCTGATGGTGGCCGGAGTCAGTAATGACACCATCCA GTTCCTCATAGAGGATCCGTGCGTTCTGGTCGGCGAGCTGGACGGCGTGCGGATCATCAGCTCGACCaatcaggagctgctgcaggaggttCCGCTGGTCTGTCAGGACATCTTCAAGATCGCCTCCATGGCTCCTGGAgcgctgctgctggaggcccACCGGGAGTACGAg aagtcGAGTCAGAAGGCCGATGAGTACTTGCGGGAGATCAAGgagcaaagcatgctgggagaaGCAGTGAGACAGTGTGTGGAGGCGGCCGCACATGAGTACGACTCCAATACCCAGAAGTCCCTGCTGAGG GCGGCGTCCTTCGGGAAGTGTTTCCTGACGGACTTCAGTCCGGACGCCTTCGTGGCGACCTGCAGGGAGCTGCGGGTGCTGAACGCCATCAGGGAGAGCGGCGTGGGGCtgccgctcacacacactca ATTCAAACAGATAACGCTGCAGGTGCTGATCGACAG gttgGTGTATCGACGGTTTTATCCGTTGGCGATAGAAATCTGTCGTTACCTGAAGATTCCAGATTATCAGGGAGTCAGCAGAGTCCTCAAACACTGGGCGTCCTGCAAG GTGCAGCAGAAGGACCTATCGGACGAGGCCATCGCCCGGGCCGTATGTGTGAAGGTGGGAGACGCGCCGGGCGTTTCCTACTCGCACATCGCCGCTAAAGCGTACGAGTGTGGACGCACTGAGCTCGCCATCAAG CTGTTGGACTTCGAGGCTCGCTCGGGGGAACAGGTTCCTCTGttgctgaagatgaagaggagtcAGCTGGCTCTCAGTAAGGCTGTGGAGAGCGGAGACACCGACCTGG TGTACACGGTGGTGACGTACCTGAAGAACGAGATGAACCGGGGAGATTTCTTTATGACCCTGAGGAACCAGCCGGTGGCCTTGAGCCTCTACAGACAG TTCTGTAAGCTGCAGGAACAGGAGACTCTGAAGGATCTTTACAATCAGGATGACGACCATCAGGAACTCGCCAACTACTACGTGACGGCCAGTTACAGGGAGAAG AGGTTAGACAGccgtctgtctctcctccagagTGCTGTAGATGAATATAACAAGGCCAAGAACGAGTTTGCTGCAAAG GCCTCAGAGGACGAGATGCGCCTTCTTCGTTTCCAACGGAAACTGGATGACGAGAAAGGGGCGGGGCTACTGGGCCTGTCCCTACAG GCCACCATGGAGGCCCTGCTGTCTTTAGGACTCCACAAACAGGCGGAACAAGTTTACAAAGACTTCAGGGTTCCTGACAAAAG GTACTGGTGGTTGAAGCTGAGGTCTCTggcagagaaggaggagtgggaggagtTAGAGAAGTTCTCAAAAAGCAAGAAGTCTCCTATTGGCTACCTG GCGTTTGTCGAGGTCTGCATGAAGAGCAACAACAAGAACGAGGCCAAGAAGTACGTTTCCAGGGTAACGCCTGAGCAGAAGGTCAGAGCTCACCTGGCCGTCAG TGACCTGGAGGGGGCCGCGGACGCTGCCGTCGAACACAAGAACGACTCAGAGATGGGGGCGGTGCTCGCCAGATGCTCCGCCTCTGACCGCCTGTTGATTGACAGGCTGAACCGAGCCAGAGCCTCCGCTGCCAAAAAGTGA